The segment AACTTACAGACTCATCCGGCAACATGCAGCCTACAATTTCGGACGACGGACTCGTAATCATCTTCGTGAGAAATCCGGGCTCCGGGTGGGAAGGAAACGACCTCTGGATAGCAACCAGGGCTTCGGTATATGAGGCTTTCGGCGACGTCCGTTCTCTCGATGAATTGAACACCGATGATGCAGAAGCGTATCCATGGCTTTCTGCGAACGGTTCAAGGGTCTATTATACTGCAAATGACATGATACTGGTCGCCGAGTATGATGCAAAGGCGAAGAAATTCGGAAACGTAAAAGAAGTCGTTCTCGATGGAATTGAGTCGCCCATCTCATGCTGGCTCTCCCCGGACGAAAAGACCATCCTCGTGACCGACGGATATTCGCTTTACCGCTCTGAACGTAAATCAACAACCAAGTCTTTCGGCAAACCCGAAGAGGTAGCGCTGGAATTTCCTGACAATGAAGACGGGTTCTTTTCATCACCGTCGCTCGATCCGAAGGGCGATTTGTACGTCTATATCTCGGTCCAGATGGCAAGTCAAGAGGAACCGGAGTATTACCAGGAAGAAGACTATGACGTTGAGTATGAGGAGTATCCTGAAAGCTATGAAACTGTTACCGTCCAGGCCATACTCCGTTTCTTGTGTCAAAGGGGCAAATGATGTTCGCAAAGATATTCAAATACTTCTGGCGCTGGATAGTGAAGCCAGGCACGGCGGCAGAAGACCAGCTTTACGACAAAAAGAATGCAGGCATCGGCTTCTGGGCGGTCTTCATCTTCGCCATACTTTATTCCGGAACCGCCTTGTTGCTCCATCTCACGGGATTCAGACCCGCATTCGCACCCATACTCCCTATTCCAAAAGAGACTTACTACTTCTGGCAGACTTTTTTTACGCTACCATGGGCAGTAGTCTCGTGGCTGTTTGCAGGTCTAATCATTTTCCTGTGGAACCGCATATTTACCCGTGAGGCAAAGCGCCGCATCTCCGATATACTTGGTCCATTGGGCATGGCTTTCGTTATTCCCTGGTTCTTCTTTACATGGCTGCCTGAAACCCTTCTTGCACCAATATTCGGTTCGTGGTACTTTCCACCCTGGCCAGCCTGGCTCGAGATCATCAGACTGACAATACCGGCTCTGTGGATGGCAGCGCTCATATACATCAGCGCAAGGAAGATTTTTGATGCTAAGTGGTTTCAATGCGTGGGTTCTGCCCTTCTTGGAACCGCCGCCTTCGGCCTTATGTTTATTCTTTTCATGAGATAACCGAATTCGCAAAATAGCTTCTATATCCAGTTTTCCACTTGACAGCGTTAATATTTATACTATTATTAGGTAATTGAGTTTGATATTACCGATGGTGTAATTCTGAGGAGCTAAAAATATGAGATACAGGTTGTGGTTGTGGGACGAGCGGCGTAATAATAAGAGACTCCCTAACAGAGGTGGAGATGCCTCGGTATCTCTAATACGGTTTTTTTCATTAAAAAAAGGAAGTTGTAATCCAGGAAAAAATCATGTTAGCCGTCATGAGTTTTGTCTTGATGAAAAAGTGAATCACGACGAAATACTCACCCCCAGAGGTCGGACATCTATAAAGAAAAACCCTGCAACGTTTGAAAGGAAAAGATGAACCACGAACTATTCTTTGATGAAGAAAATGACATGATAGTTTTGAGAGTAAGGGGCGATTTTGCAATGGACGACGCCGTCCGATGCTCCGAATTTATCGATAAGACCTTGAAGGAGAGAGGCTCCTTCAACGTTCTTGTGGATCTCTCGGAAGCTACGCCAAGTCTTGATAAGGAGGTGCGAACGATGCTCAAAAAACAGTCGCAAGAGGATGCAGTAAAAAAGTTTGCGATGGTAGTCACGCATCCTGCGCTGAGGATTATAGGCAAGATTGCGACTTCAAGCATGAGTAACTCAAAGATATTCAAGACCGAGGAGGAAGCTCTCCGCTGGCTGAAAGGATAAAATGATATGAAACCCATGATAGAACTAGATAAGCAACTCGGCGTAGTGAGAGCTAAAACTAAAGGATCATTCACGATGCAAGAACTCGATAAAAGCATGGAAGAACTCAAGAAGCTCTTTTTGAATATGGATAAGAAGCTTCTTCTTGCAGACGTCAGAGAAAACGACAGGGTAATGGCGACGAAAGAGGAGAGGGTAAGAATGCGGGAGCTGTCAAAAGATTTGACGTGGGACAAGGCTGCGGTAGTTGGAGCTGATACGCTTGTACGCATGTCGGCTAAGATCGTTCTGGCGGCGATAGGTCTGAGCAAGACAACCAGATTCTTCAAGACCGAGGATGAGGCGCTTCGCTGGCTGAAAGAGAAGCCGTGAATGAGATATGAAAGGGAATCTTAAGCTTGAAGGATAGTACGTGTTTCACGAAGCCTGCTGTTCTGAATTCTTTTCGACAGGTAGCGGATCTGAAATGAATATCCACGAACCGAAGGGGAGTGTGAGATTGCCGAATTCGATGAGCGCTTTGCGAGTCGATTGAGAAATAAAGGTACGGAATGCGCAGGAGTGCGGTTGAAAGAAGGAGAAAGAAATGAGATACAAGGTTTGGTACGATGCCGCGAATCATCTTGTAAGAGCTGAGGTTCTTGAGTCTTTAACCAAGGAAGACGCGGGAGACATGATGATGAAGATAGAAGCGGAGCTTTTAAAAAATGGTACCCGGCTCGGAATCATGGACCTTTCAAATGCCGGTAGCATTAAAAAAGTCAGCAAGGAAACGCGAGAAGTGTATAAGGAACATGCTAAGAGATTATCGTTGGACCGAGCGGCCGTTATCGTGGATTCTCCGGTACTCAGGATGATTGCAAGGGTTGCCCTTACTGCGCTCGGGCAATCGGGCACGGCGAAGTTCGTTAAATCTGAAACCGAGGCCCTTAAGTGGCTGAAATCGAAGAAATGACCGATAAATCGGATGAGTATCCTAGAGAATGGTTGCATCTCGTTGATAAGAAAGATAGAGATAAAGAAAGCGGCAATAAATAATCGTAAGCTTCCGGGACGGAAAGTCCCGATATGGAGAATGAAATGAAATACAAGGTATGGTTCGATAGTGAAAATCAGCTTGTGATGGCTAATGTTACGGCTGCGCTTGAAAAAGAGGAAGCGGAGGCATTGATGAACGGGATCAAGGAGATACTGAAAGAAAAAAAAGCAACCAAAGGGATTATGGATCTTTCAAACGCGGAGGCGTTTGAAAAGATAGGGAAGGAAGTGAGGGAGGTCTACAAGGAGTACGCAAGGAGTCTTGCGCTCGATTGCGCAGCAGTGATAGTCACCTCGCCGGTCATAAGAATGCTTGCAAGAGTCGTTCTCAGCTCACTGGGAATGACCATGACGGCAAAGTTCGTAAAATCATATGAAGAGGCCCTGGAATGGATAAAACGTCAATGATTATTGTGAACTTTCCAGGAAGCGTCTGCACTGAAAATCTCAAGTCATCGGGTGTGACTGCCGGATGTGAAGGATTTTAAAAAGGAAGCTGAATGGCATACGAAACATTTTACGATGAAAAGATAGGTATGGTAAGGCTGAATCTCAAAGGTCAGTGGGGTTCGGGCAGGGAATTTGCCGAGGCGGTCTCCATGATGAACAGCTTGCTTGATGAGCGGGAAAAACGCATCGTTATCTGTGATTTATCTCAAGGCTCCTTCCAATCCTACACGAAGGAGTTCCGCCAGTCGGTAGCCCGGACAGCAAAAAACGTGGAAATCGAAAAAGCCGCAATAACGGGCGCTTCGCCCGTGCTCAGGATGATGGCAAAGATGCTCTTGGCCGCTGCAAGAACCTTAAACCCGGAGCTTCCGGAGGTCAGGTTCTTTAATCTGGAGGAGGAGGCTTTGGAATGGCTTAAAGGAGAGGAGTCATAATGGAACACAAGACCTGCTTCAACGAAGACGCCAATGCGATGTGCGTGGATGTTATTGGCGAGTTCCAGTCGTCAGACGTGGACTGCACGTTCGAGATACTCGATAAACAGTTCGAGGGCAAGGATTACTACAGATTGCTCATAGACCTAAGCCAGTCGAACGGCAACCTGTCTGCCGAGGCGCGCAGGCTCCTGAGCGAGAAGCTCAAGGCGAAGCGCTCTGCAAGGATAGCCTTCGTCATCACGAGACCGACGAGCAGGATGATAGCGCGAGTGGTGGTTGCCCTGTCGAAGAGCTCGCATGAAAAAGATTTTTTCAAGGATAAAGCCAGGGCTCTTGCCTGGTTGAAGCAGGAATGATGAATCGAGCACTTATAACTTCAACCATGTGTTCGGAAAGCACTGAATGGTTGAAGGAGGTGTCGTATGAGCGACGCAGGTTCTTTTGAAGTCAGATACGACGAGAAGGCAGGAATCCTTCGCGTCGACATAATGCATCTTGACTCTGCCCAAGATGTTCATTCAATGTGGTCGGATATTAAAAAGACGCTGGAAGACAAGACAGAGCGCAAGATACTGGTCAACCTTTCCAGAAACAATCAGACCAGCATGAGCAGACAGGCTCGCAAGGCATTCAGCGAATACGAAGAATACCTTAAAACACTTGACAGGACAGCATTCGTCATTGAAAACCCTGTGGTCAGGATGCTCGTTAAAGCGACGCTTGCTGGTATAAGAGGAAGAAAGGACGAAGAGATATCGACCTTCAAGAAAGAGGAAGAAGCCCTTGGCTGGCTGAAAGGTGTGAAATGAAGCATGAAATCAGTTTCGACGAGAGAAACGACATCATAGTCATGAGGGTAAAAGGCGAATTCAACCTCCAGGATGCTATGGAAACTGTGGATAAGATGGATGAGCTTGGAAAAGACAAAAAAACTATCCTGGTGATGGCTGATATGAGAGAAGCAGCGCCCAAGCTCGACAAGGATGTTCGAAAGTTGATGCAGGATCTTTCGAAGCGAATGAAGATGCAGAAATTCGCTATGATAGTTACTAACCCTGCTATCAGGATAGTCGGTAAGATAGTGATTGCTACCATGAGAAACGCCCGAGGTTCAGCTTTTTTCAGAACTGAAGAGGAAGCCATTCACTGGTTGAAAGGAGATTAATGATGAGAGAAATAATTTCAGAAACCGGTCAGGTAAGACACAAGGTTTTTTTCGATGAGGAAAAAGGCGTCGCAGTGATTATCCATTACGACGTAATCTACGCGGATGATGCCCGGGAAATGATAGACGTGCTCGGGACCCTCCTTGAAGGCAAATCACCCAAATTGCTTCTGGACGATTCATCAAGAGTTTCCGCCTCCAGGATGGATAAAGAGACGCGAAGGATATTCATGGGTGCAGGGGAAAAAGTTGGATTGGACCGCGTAGCCGTGTTTGGGGCAGACTCCATGACAAGAATGATGTCGAAGATTATTTTTACCATTGCAGGCAAGATTGATTCCACGAAATACTTCAAAACCGAGGAAGAAGCATTATCGTGGTTGAAAGGAAAATAAAATAATGGATAAATTCATCGTTTCTTTTGACGATGAGAACGACATCCTTTATCTTAAGATACTGGGGTTGATGGACGACGAAGCACTGCGCGAACTGATTCCCCGCTATCAGAAACTGCTTGAGGGCAGAAAGCGCCGTTATGTTCTGGTTGATATGTCGGAAAGTCCGCAGTTCGGCGCTAGTATTATGACCAGAGAGATGAGGGACACATACAGGGAAATGATCAATTTAATGGAAGCCGATAAATCGGCAATATTCGGAGCAACACCTGCATTACGCATGGTCGCAAGGATTGCTATTGCCGTTACCGGAAAGTCAGAGATTGCGCATTTTTTTAAGACAAAGGAAGAAGCCCTGGCATGGCTGAAAGGAGAAAGATAAGAAAATGAAGCACGAGCTATACCTTGACAAAGAAAGCGGCATAATTTTTTTCAGGGCAAGGGGGATTTTCAATTACGAGGACGGTGTCGAAGCCGTCGAAAAGATGGAAAACCTTGTAAAAGGTCTTGAAGATGTCCGGGCCCTTATTGATACGAGAGAGATGCCTCCAAAACTCGAAAAGGATGTACGCAGGTTGATGCAGGACCTGCCGAAGAGATTCAGGATTTCGAGGATGGCAATGATTGTCACAAATCCGGCCCTGCGTATGATCAGTAAGATAGTGGTTGCCACGATGGGTAAAGACTTCAAGGCGGGTTTTTTCAAGACCGAAGAGGAATCGTTGGAATGGCTGAAGCAAGAAAAATGAACTACGAGATGTGGTTTGACGAAAAAAACGGCGTCCTGTACGTAAAGACGCTTGCCATGCTCGAAAGAGCCGATGTAGAAGATATTATCCCCGAAGTGGCGGAAATGTTAGCTGGCAAGGAGCACCGTTATATCCTCGGAGATCTTGCCCAAAACCCGTCCGGTCTTTTGACGAAGGACGCGCGCACGGCTTTTAAGGAAAATGCAGAAAATCTTCAAGTGGATAAGATAGCCATTATCGGAGCCAACCCTTCCATCCGCATGATTGCAAAGATTGCCTTGACCATAATGGGTAAATCCGATATCGCCAAATTCTTCAAGACCGAAGAGGAAGCCCTAGTCTGGCTCAAGGGAGCAAAGTGACACCCGAGTTCGGCTACGACGAGGTCAACAATATCGTGCGGATACGCTTCATCGGGGAGTTGAACGTCGAAAAATACGCCTCACTTAAGAATTTCATCAACTCCCTTCCCCGGAGAAAAGGATGAGCTATCTTGTGGACGTATCAAGGCTTGAGGGTTCTCTGCGGAGCGGGGAAACAAAAGACGCTGTCGCCGGCAAACCGGAACTCATTAAAGGAGGCCTTATCCCGATAACGGGCACTTCGGCAATAACCCGAATGCTCGCCAAGACCATTGCCGCGACAATGAGAAAACTCAAGGATACTGATTTTTTTAAATCCGAAGATGAAGCCGTCAAATGGCTTAAGGAGGAGCAAAATGATTCCTGATATGTGGTTCGACGAGAAAAACGAAGCGTTGCATCTCAGTTTTACCGAGGTCTGGGACGAGAATGACGTCCCCGAGTTGTTTAAGCGCATAAGGGCGCATTTTGAAGGCAGGAAAGAACGCAACATCGTAGGCGATTTGTCGCATGCTGCACCTCAATCGTACAGCAGACAAATGAGGAAGATGGTAGCCGAAGAGGCTACAGCGCTTAGCCTCGACAAGGTCGCCATCCTGGGCGCTAATAACGTTCTTCGCATGATGGCGAAGATACTTTTGGCAGTAATAGGCAATAAATGGTCAGCGGAGACGAAGTTCTTCGATAGCGAGGCCGATGCCTTGGCCTGGATAAAAGGAGATAAGTGAAACACAAACTTTACTACGACGAAGAAAACAAGGTACTGGTGCTCGAAATAGCGGGTGAGTATACGTACGAGGACGCAAAGGAAACGGTTCAGATTACCCGGGACTCCTACGAAGAAAAATCCCCATACCCTCTGCTTGTCGATTTAACAAATACATCAAACAATATCGGCAGGGATGCCAGAAAGTACCTTCAGGATGAAGTGGGAAGACTCGGTATTTCGAGAATGGCTCTTGTAGTTTCAAATCCTGTTATCCGTATGACGGCAAAGATACTTGCATCGGCTTCTGGCAAGACTAATGAAAGCGGATTCTTTAAGACAAGAGACGAAGCGCTAGCCTGGCTGAAAGGAGAGAAATGAAGCACAAGATAGCGTATGATGAGGAGGAAGGGATACTTCGGATTCAGTATATAGGCGAGATTATCCCTGATGAGTACAGACAGACCGCCGAAGAGGTGCTGAAGATGCCCGAAGAAAACCTCAAGCGCATACTGGTCGACATATCACAGACAGTCACCCCTATGTGGAATCGCGAGACCAGGGAGATGCTGGCTAAATCCACTCCCACTATCGAAGGATCAAGGGTGGCTGTAATAGGGGCATCGGCGGCCATAAGGATCATCTCAAAAGCTTTTGTTCATATAGGGAAAACGCAGTCTCAGACGCGCTTCTTCAAGACAGAGGAAGAAGCGGTCGCGTGGCTGAAGGGCG is part of the bacterium genome and harbors:
- a CDS encoding STAS/SEC14 domain-containing protein — protein: MKHEISFDERNDIIVMRVKGEFNLQDAMETVDKMDELGKDKKTILVMADMREAAPKLDKDVRKLMQDLSKRMKMQKFAMIVTNPAIRIVGKIVIATMRNARGSAFFRTEEEAIHWLKGD
- a CDS encoding STAS/SEC14 domain-containing protein, whose protein sequence is MEHKTCFNEDANAMCVDVIGEFQSSDVDCTFEILDKQFEGKDYYRLLIDLSQSNGNLSAEARRLLSEKLKAKRSARIAFVITRPTSRMIARVVVALSKSSHEKDFFKDKARALAWLKQE
- a CDS encoding STAS/SEC14 domain-containing protein, yielding MKHELYLDKESGIIFFRARGIFNYEDGVEAVEKMENLVKGLEDVRALIDTREMPPKLEKDVRRLMQDLPKRFRISRMAMIVTNPALRMISKIVVATMGKDFKAGFFKTEEESLEWLKQEK
- a CDS encoding STAS/SEC14 domain-containing protein, with the translated sequence MMREIISETGQVRHKVFFDEEKGVAVIIHYDVIYADDAREMIDVLGTLLEGKSPKLLLDDSSRVSASRMDKETRRIFMGAGEKVGLDRVAVFGADSMTRMMSKIIFTIAGKIDSTKYFKTEEEALSWLKGK
- a CDS encoding STAS/SEC14 domain-containing protein, with product MIPDMWFDEKNEALHLSFTEVWDENDVPELFKRIRAHFEGRKERNIVGDLSHAAPQSYSRQMRKMVAEEATALSLDKVAILGANNVLRMMAKILLAVIGNKWSAETKFFDSEADALAWIKGDK
- a CDS encoding STAS/SEC14 domain-containing protein, giving the protein MNHELFFDEENDMIVLRVRGDFAMDDAVRCSEFIDKTLKERGSFNVLVDLSEATPSLDKEVRTMLKKQSQEDAVKKFAMVVTHPALRIIGKIATSSMSNSKIFKTEEEALRWLKG
- a CDS encoding STAS/SEC14 domain-containing protein; amino-acid sequence: MKPMIELDKQLGVVRAKTKGSFTMQELDKSMEELKKLFLNMDKKLLLADVRENDRVMATKEERVRMRELSKDLTWDKAAVVGADTLVRMSAKIVLAAIGLSKTTRFFKTEDEALRWLKEKP
- a CDS encoding STAS/SEC14 domain-containing protein is translated as MDKFIVSFDDENDILYLKILGLMDDEALRELIPRYQKLLEGRKRRYVLVDMSESPQFGASIMTREMRDTYREMINLMEADKSAIFGATPALRMVARIAIAVTGKSEIAHFFKTKEEALAWLKGER
- a CDS encoding STAS/SEC14 domain-containing protein, which encodes MKHKIAYDEEEGILRIQYIGEIIPDEYRQTAEEVLKMPEENLKRILVDISQTVTPMWNRETREMLAKSTPTIEGSRVAVIGASAAIRIISKAFVHIGKTQSQTRFFKTEEEAVAWLKGEG
- a CDS encoding STAS/SEC14 domain-containing protein produces the protein MAEARKMNYEMWFDEKNGVLYVKTLAMLERADVEDIIPEVAEMLAGKEHRYILGDLAQNPSGLLTKDARTAFKENAENLQVDKIAIIGANPSIRMIAKIALTIMGKSDIAKFFKTEEEALVWLKGAK
- a CDS encoding STAS/SEC14 domain-containing protein, which gives rise to MKHKLYYDEENKVLVLEIAGEYTYEDAKETVQITRDSYEEKSPYPLLVDLTNTSNNIGRDARKYLQDEVGRLGISRMALVVSNPVIRMTAKILASASGKTNESGFFKTRDEALAWLKGEK